The window TCGGCTGCTTCTGGAGAGAGGGGCCTACATTAACGAGAGCAACGAAAATGGCGAGACACCACTAATGGTGGCTTGCAAGACACGTCATTCAGATACCCAAAGTGTACCCAGGCACAAAATGGTCCAGTAAGTCCTATCTTTCCCTGAAAGTCGACATACATGCTGTTTTATGGTCAATGTTTTTAGGAGTTGCCTTTGAATCCAACAGGTATCTCCTGGAAAATGGTGCCGATCCCAACATTCAAGACAAGAGTGGGAAAACTGCCTTGATGCATGGGTGCCTTGGGCAGGATGGAACTGAAGTTTTGTCCCTCCTGCTGAGCAGTGGTGCCGATCCAACTCTGGAGGACCACTCTGGATTCTCAGCACTGGTTTACGCCGTTAATTTAGGTAACAGGGCCATCCTCAAAATCCTTCTGGATGCTTGTAAAGCTAAGGGAAAGgaggtcatcatcatcaccaccaaCAAGCTTCCATCTGGCCAGACAACAAAGCAGTACCTAAATGTCTCTCCACCCCCTGACCTCGAGGAGCATTCATATTTTTCACCAACCTCCTCATCTCCATTTGACATCCAACGACGAGTTCCTCCACACAGTTCCTCAGCAAGTGCTTCTCCTCAGCCTGGGAGTCCCCTTCTTGGCCTCAGAAATACCAAGTGTCCTGATTTATGGGTTAGCGTCAGCACCTCTCAAGCAGATTCTCCAATTCAACATCCTAGTCCATTAAGTGCTCCTAATGTTGACAAGCAGCTCAATCCTCTGAGATTACACTCGCAGCAATGGGTCAAAAACCCACCCCAACTTCTTCAGAAGGGGCAGACCTCGTTGCTGGCAGAAAAGCAACCGGAGGAGGTCTTGTGTTTCAGGGGCCTTAACTTCCATAGTCAGCCAGCAGCTGTTTCACGCCACCATAGCATGGACATGAAAGAGGGACTACTGAAAGCACTGGACAACATATCAGGGAATGACAACAAAGGGCGATGTTGGAGAGGCTTTACTCGAAAGATGTCATATGACAGTGCTGCAAGCACAAAGCATTCCACTTCGCACCCTAACTTGCATCAAGAAAACAATCTGCCATTTCCCAGTGAATCCAGTCCTGCCGATGGAGCTACATCAGATAGTCTTCAACAGTTAAATATTTCCAGTCTTCAAAACGTTATTCATCGACGTAACATTGGTGTTGACCATTACAGTTCAGATTCTCAGTTACTGCAGTTTGGCAGCAAAGACAAAAGCTCAAACTGCCTGACTAAGGGACCGGACAGGTCCAAGCTGACAAACGGTAGGTCCTCCACTCTGTTAGGCTCCAGAGAGTCTCTGGATAGCTCTGTCCAGAGACAAGGTGCCTTTGGACTCGAACGAAGAGGCTCAGGGGCCCTCCTCCAAGATCACATCTCCTCCACTCGGCCAGGATATCTCCCCCCTCTGAACCTGCATGCTCCCATTCCAGATATTGGCGTCAACTGTAACACTCTGCGCCCAATGACTGCAACTAGCAAAACACTCAATATTGCTTTAAAAGGATCAAAGCCCATTTTGCCCTGTGCGCCTATTTATCCACAGGTCATGAAAACAAGTAAAATGCTTTGGAGGCGCCACTCCATGCAGAGTGAGCAGATTAAGCAGCTGTCCAACTTTGAAGAAAAGTTAGACCACTAGTCATTTTTGGGACCGGTTTGTCCAGTGGCTCTGATTCATTTccccatttgtcttttttaccAATACACAACTAACCAAAATGCAATAGTGATACATCTAATTGTAATTGTATCGTAGTCTGCATAGGCAAAAGGCCATCTCAAATTCATCTTGTATTCAAAGCTATTTATTGTTTCAATAATCACTGTAATTGGACACACAAGACATCTGTGACCTGTCAGCCATAtgctacatttattttaattatataaaaaTGGATAGGTTCTAACTTAAGATGCTATCTTGTGTATTTTCCAGAAATAAATGCATGGAAATAATCTCCAGACTTGAACCCTCAAGAGTTGTGCTTTTGTTACATGCCAAAAGGGAaaactgaaaggaaaaaaagtgaaagcggCATCAGGGATAGGCTGGGAAAGAATtcttaaagaaaaatacaatgatgTCAATGTGTCACACGTTTAATGCAATTCAGCATTTATTGCAAGCACAGTATCAGCAATTAAATATTACTAAGTCGACTTTAAgtttgtttaaatgtttttgctcaCCTAAAAACTCCAACAAAATAACCATTGTTAAATTGATCTCTGTCTGAAATCATTGTGTAGGTGCAAAGTGTGATACTGCTCTTGTATTGGATAGTGTCATATAGCGCACAGAATACAAGACTAACAaatatgaaaattaaaataggAACATCAGATATTGCCCAAACTTTCCAATATTGCTCCCTTTCCCCATCAAGACCTCAAATTGGGATATCTGGAGGGACACTTTAaggacaaataataaaaactttGTCATTGTTCTATAAATGTTCTTCACATGCGACAGTGTGAACTTTGATGCATGGCTAGATGTATTTGCACAAATACATTGTGCCACACTTATATTCCTCACAAAGTTAATTTCAGAATAGATGATGAAActgtgtgttttgagttcagTAAAATGTTCAAACTCAAGAGTGCTCTAAGCGTCCTCCAAACACAcctatacaggactgtctcagaaaattagaatattgtgataaagttctttattttctgtaatgcaattaaaaaaacaaaaatgccatacattctggattcattacaaatcaactgaaatattgcaagccttttattattttaatattgctgattatggcttacagcttaagaaaactcaaaaatcatatctcaaaaaattagaatatttcctcagaccaagtaaaaaaaaagatttataacagcaaaacaaaatcaaacatttgaaaatgtccattaatgcactcagtacttggttgggaatccttttgcacggattactgcatcaatgcggcgtggcatggaggcaatcagcctgtggcattgctgaggtgttatggatgcccaggatgcttcagtagcggcctttagctcatttgcattgttgggtctggtgtctttcagcttcttcttcacaataccccacaaattctctatggggttcaggtcaggggaattggcaggccaatggaggacagtaatgccatggtcagtacaccatttactggtggttttggcactgtgggcaggtgccagatcatgctggaaaatgaaatcatctccatagagctttacagcagacggaagcatgtagtgttCTAAAATCTTTTGGTACACAGCTGTGTTTACTCTGGACTTTATGAAACACAgtgtggaccaacaccagcagctgacatggctccccaaaccatcactgactgtgggaacttcacactggatttcaagcaacttggattttgctcctctccagcctttctccagactctggcgccttgacttccacatgaaatacaaaacttgctttcgtttgaaaagaggactttggaccactctgcaactgtctagtgcttcttttccatagcccaagtcagacgcttcagaagtggcttgaccatgggaatacagctattgtagcccatttcccggacacatCTGTGAACAGTgacttttgatacctggactccagcttcagtccactgtctttgaagctcccccaaattctggaagcgactcttcttcacaatgctgttaaggctgcggtcatctctcttggttgtgcagcatTTCCtaccacatttcccccttccaacagactttttgttgatgtgctttgaaactgca is drawn from Syngnathus acus chromosome 9, fSynAcu1.2, whole genome shotgun sequence and contains these coding sequences:
- the ankrd34bb gene encoding ankyrin repeat domain 34Bb — its product is MDKSTKVRTDGNSLLKAVYQSRLRLTRLLLERGAYINESNENGETPLMVACKTRHSDTQSVPRHKMVQYLLENGADPNIQDKSGKTALMHGCLGQDGTEVLSLLLSSGADPTLEDHSGFSALVYAVNLGNRAILKILLDACKAKGKEVIIITTNKLPSGQTTKQYLNVSPPPDLEEHSYFSPTSSSPFDIQRRVPPHSSSASASPQPGSPLLGLRNTKCPDLWVSVSTSQADSPIQHPSPLSAPNVDKQLNPLRLHSQQWVKNPPQLLQKGQTSLLAEKQPEEVLCFRGLNFHSQPAAVSRHHSMDMKEGLLKALDNISGNDNKGRCWRGFTRKMSYDSAASTKHSTSHPNLHQENNLPFPSESSPADGATSDSLQQLNISSLQNVIHRRNIGVDHYSSDSQLLQFGSKDKSSNCLTKGPDRSKLTNGRSSTLLGSRESLDSSVQRQGAFGLERRGSGALLQDHISSTRPGYLPPLNLHAPIPDIGVNCNTLRPMTATSKTLNIALKGSKPILPCAPIYPQVMKTSKMLWRRHSMQSEQIKQLSNFEEKLDH